DNA from Agathobaculum sp. NTUH-O15-33:
GCGGCCGCGGCTGCAAGCGCAGCCGCGGCCGGCATGGGAAGCATCATTTCAGGCGCGCGCGCATCTTGGACAATACTGAAAAAGAAGGGTTGTAAGCTATGCTGAAACTTGGATTTAACGAGGCCACCTGTAAAGAAAATTCTACGGTTGAGCGTGACCTCGCGCTGTGCGAAAAGTACGGCTACGATTATATTGAACTGCGCCTAGACATGCTCAAGGCATATTTTGAAAACCATACGATGGATGACCTTAAGGCGTTTTTCGCGGGCAGCCATTTAAAGCCGTTCGCCTTCAACTCCATCGAGGATATCAACTTCAACACGCCGGAGCAGTGGGAAAAGCTCGTCGACCTGTTCACCTTCGGCTGCAAGACCGCCGAGGCCATCGGCAATCCGTACATGATCGTCGTGCCCACCATGGGCCCCGACATGGACCGCAAGACCGAGGCCGAGGTGTTCGAGGATTCGGTCAAGGTTTTGAACCGGCTGGCCGATATCGCCGAGCCTTACGGCGTGAAGCTGTCGTTTGAGCCCATCGGCGACCGCCGCTGGTGCTGCAATTCGATGCGTCAGGCGTGGGAGATCGTGCAGGCGGTTAATCGCGACAGCGTGGGTCTCACGGTCGACTGCATCAATTTCTACATGCATGACAAGTGCGCGGACCTTGAATATCTGCGCAAGATCCCGGCCGAAAAGATCTTTGTGTATCACATCAACGACTGCGAAGACCTGCCGCTGCGCGTGCTGGATCACTGCCACCGCATCATGCCCGGCAAGGGCTGCATCCCGGTCGCGGATATCTCGCGCGTGATGAGCGAAATCGGCTACGACGGCCCCGCGTGTCTGGAACTGTTCCGCCCGGAATACTGGGCCATGGACGCGGAAGAAGTCATCAAAATGGGCGCGGCATGCTGCGCGCCGTTTTTAAAAGCATAAGCTTGTTTGACAATAGGAGGAAAATGAAATGGAAAAAGTGAAAATCGGCGTACTGGGCGCGGGCCGTAT
Protein-coding regions in this window:
- a CDS encoding sugar phosphate isomerase/epimerase family protein, with the protein product MLKLGFNEATCKENSTVERDLALCEKYGYDYIELRLDMLKAYFENHTMDDLKAFFAGSHLKPFAFNSIEDINFNTPEQWEKLVDLFTFGCKTAEAIGNPYMIVVPTMGPDMDRKTEAEVFEDSVKVLNRLADIAEPYGVKLSFEPIGDRRWCCNSMRQAWEIVQAVNRDSVGLTVDCINFYMHDKCADLEYLRKIPAEKIFVYHINDCEDLPLRVLDHCHRIMPGKGCIPVADISRVMSEIGYDGPACLELFRPEYWAMDAEEVIKMGAACCAPFLKA